From Luteolibacter arcticus, one genomic window encodes:
- the rpmA gene encoding 50S ribosomal protein L27 yields the protein MAHKKGQGSVKNGRDSRSKRLGVKKFGGQAVIAGNIIIRQRGTKWHPGAGVQIGRDHTIFAVIEGRVFFDKDGRRVNVGANASAN from the coding sequence ATGGCTCACAAGAAAGGTCAAGGATCCGTCAAGAACGGTCGCGACTCGCGCTCCAAGCGTCTCGGCGTCAAGAAGTTCGGCGGCCAAGCTGTCATCGCCGGCAACATCATCATCCGCCAGCGCGGCACCAAGTGGCATCCCGGTGCCGGTGTCCAGATCGGTCGCGATCACACGATCTTCGCCGTCATCGAAGGCCGCGTGTTCTTCGACAAGGATGGCCGCCGCGTGAACGTCGGTGCCAACGCATCCGCGAACTAA
- a CDS encoding sialate O-acetylesterase — translation MSGPSRFFRRWGFPRLSGPWELPADPAAFPVFLLMGQSNMAGFGGMHPSDSWQPGDFSPVPGVLALGGQCTIKSRRPCGWTRWRPAAHPLHLNQESAGFGLGLPFAIRLVEKQPALTVGLIPCAWGGAGIDQFGPGAPLYDNAVTRGRKAALRGTLAGVLWHQGETDALDDVLAGAHAGKLAALIARLRSDLASRELPFVIGDLGTFGDEKRDPAAVASRNLVRSGLRRVAAETSHAAFVKSDGLAGVDAVHFSRAAVIEFGRRYADAFLGLR, via the coding sequence ATGAGCGGCCCGTCGCGATTCTTCCGCCGCTGGGGATTTCCGCGGCTTTCGGGACCTTGGGAGCTGCCGGCGGATCCGGCGGCTTTTCCCGTGTTCCTGCTGATGGGCCAGTCGAATATGGCGGGCTTCGGCGGGATGCATCCTTCCGATTCATGGCAGCCCGGCGATTTCTCCCCGGTGCCAGGGGTGCTGGCGCTCGGCGGGCAGTGCACCATCAAGTCGCGCCGCCCGTGCGGCTGGACCCGCTGGCGGCCAGCGGCCCATCCGCTGCACCTGAACCAGGAAAGCGCCGGATTCGGACTCGGGCTGCCGTTTGCGATACGGCTTGTGGAGAAGCAGCCCGCCCTCACGGTCGGGCTTATCCCCTGCGCCTGGGGCGGTGCTGGAATCGATCAGTTCGGACCGGGCGCGCCGCTCTACGACAACGCCGTCACCCGCGGCAGGAAGGCAGCCCTCCGCGGCACACTGGCCGGAGTGCTGTGGCATCAGGGGGAGACAGATGCCTTGGACGACGTTCTCGCCGGTGCCCATGCCGGAAAGCTGGCCGCCTTGATTGCCCGCCTGCGATCCGACCTCGCGTCGCGTGAGCTGCCGTTCGTGATCGGCGATCTGGGAACTTTCGGCGATGAGAAGCGCGATCCGGCAGCGGTCGCCAGCCGCAACCTGGTTCGCTCCGGCCTGCGACGTGTGGCCGCGGAGACCTCCCATGCCGCCTTTGTCAAAAGCGACGGCCTGGCAGGCGTCGATGCCGTGCATTTCAGCCGCGCCGCTGTCATCGAGTTCGGCCGGCGTTACGCGGACGCCTTCCTTGGCCTGCGGTGA
- the tsaE gene encoding tRNA (adenosine(37)-N6)-threonylcarbamoyltransferase complex ATPase subunit type 1 TsaE, with amino-acid sequence MERVVRDEAEMEALGAEIAAGLEPGSVLALVGGLGAGKTRFVKGLAKGAGYPGEVTSPTYALVHEYRGGRLPLFHFDLYRLKDAGELLAIGWDEFFDEPGIVIAEWADLFPELLPPETRWLRFEVIPEGGRRVSG; translated from the coding sequence ATGGAGCGGGTGGTGCGGGACGAGGCAGAAATGGAGGCGCTGGGCGCGGAGATCGCGGCCGGACTGGAGCCCGGCAGCGTGCTGGCGCTGGTCGGCGGTCTGGGGGCGGGAAAGACCCGTTTCGTGAAAGGTCTGGCGAAAGGCGCGGGCTATCCAGGCGAGGTGACCAGCCCGACTTACGCGCTGGTGCACGAATACCGCGGTGGGCGGCTGCCGCTCTTCCACTTCGACCTCTACCGGCTGAAGGACGCCGGCGAACTGCTAGCGATCGGCTGGGACGAGTTCTTCGACGAACCCGGAATCGTGATCGCCGAATGGGCGGATCTCTTCCCGGAGCTGCTTCCACCGGAGACGCGCTGGCTGCGCTTCGAGGTGATTCCCGAAGGCGGACGGCGCGTCAGCGGCTGA
- the alaS gene encoding alanine--tRNA ligase, with protein sequence MTAAEIRQSFLDFFKEKQHTIVPSASLLPQSPGLLFTNAGMNPFVPYFLGVEKAPYDPPRAADTQKCIRAGGKHNDLEDVGYDTYHHTFFEMLGNWSFGNYFKKEAIQWAWELVVERWGLPAHRLHASVYAPQPGDPGEFDQEAWDIWAELYRSKGCDPNAQIVNGNVKDNFWMMGETGPCGPCSELHVNLTPAGDPMEGRLLVNNDSDLCIEIWNLVFIQYNAEVDGSFRELPAKHIDTGMGFERACSIIQGTKGFTDFSNKPSNYATDVFMPIFRKLEELSGKTYSNIYPALGADRSAFTEEMKDAIAFRVIADHLRTLSFSIADGIMPGNNGRNYVLRRILRRAVRYGRQLGFSGDKPFFGALVETLVGEMGSVFPELKNRQDTVRATLEQEEASFNQTLDRGLKRLAAMLEEHNGNWHAAHSLGHVFASDFKANELPGEYVFELYDTYGFPKDLTDLVLAERGWFSKQEGFEREMKLQQERARSAQKSTLVRALDISTDVVTEFVGFDNDSVEATVLEVHEQEDAWLVITDRTPFYAEMGGQVGDSGSMDFYGESPFIQGIVNIGKARGFLLQKSTYTFMQECDEFPKGMHSLVGQTVGLKLDTTRRRPIEAHHTATHLLHWALHEVVSKDAAQQGSSVDENRLRFDFNSGAVTPEQIAEMEEKVNACIIENDAVSWKEVAHASIKGRPDIMQFFGDKYGEFVRVVQIGGGRGDLTGYSMELCGGTHVRNTGEIGLFKIKSEGAIASGVRRIEAVCGEAAWAYLNEAVEKWDADLKAAREKLKAANDKLATLGEAPVPVNDFPHIMGAMLVERADISELNATFAHGQRTLEETKEAAIEAEKRFKKLQAGAAAKQADAALAELIAAGGPIVATFEADASLLQELLNGMKKQGFTGAGFVIVDDGEKLHLGAYCGDAAQASGLKAGDLLRDLAAIAGGKGGGKPDQARGAAPEREKLAELEAAAKATLA encoded by the coding sequence ATGACCGCAGCTGAGATCCGCCAGTCCTTCCTCGATTTCTTCAAGGAGAAGCAGCACACCATCGTGCCATCCGCCTCGCTGCTGCCACAGTCGCCCGGCCTGCTGTTCACGAATGCCGGGATGAACCCCTTCGTCCCCTACTTCCTCGGCGTCGAGAAAGCTCCCTACGATCCGCCACGCGCCGCGGACACGCAGAAATGCATCCGCGCCGGCGGCAAGCACAACGACCTGGAGGATGTCGGCTACGACACCTACCACCACACCTTCTTTGAGATGCTGGGGAACTGGTCCTTCGGCAACTACTTCAAGAAGGAAGCGATCCAGTGGGCGTGGGAACTCGTCGTCGAGCGCTGGGGCCTGCCCGCGCATCGCTTGCACGCATCCGTCTACGCGCCGCAGCCAGGCGACCCCGGCGAGTTCGACCAGGAAGCTTGGGACATCTGGGCGGAGCTTTATCGTTCCAAGGGCTGCGATCCGAACGCCCAGATCGTGAATGGCAACGTGAAGGACAACTTCTGGATGATGGGCGAGACCGGTCCCTGCGGTCCTTGCTCGGAACTCCACGTCAACCTAACGCCCGCGGGTGACCCGATGGAGGGCCGCTTACTCGTCAACAACGACTCCGACCTCTGCATCGAGATCTGGAACCTTGTCTTCATCCAATACAACGCCGAGGTCGATGGGAGCTTCCGCGAACTGCCCGCCAAGCACATCGACACCGGCATGGGCTTCGAGCGCGCCTGCTCGATCATTCAGGGAACGAAGGGCTTCACCGACTTCTCTAACAAGCCGTCGAACTACGCGACCGATGTCTTCATGCCGATTTTCCGCAAACTGGAAGAGCTCAGCGGAAAGACTTACTCGAACATCTACCCCGCGCTCGGTGCCGACCGCTCCGCCTTCACGGAAGAGATGAAGGACGCGATCGCCTTCCGCGTGATCGCCGACCACTTGCGCACGCTGAGCTTCTCGATCGCCGATGGCATCATGCCCGGCAACAACGGGCGCAACTATGTGCTGCGCCGGATCCTGCGCCGTGCTGTTAGATACGGTCGTCAACTCGGCTTCTCCGGCGACAAGCCATTCTTCGGCGCGCTGGTGGAAACGCTCGTCGGCGAGATGGGAAGTGTCTTCCCCGAACTCAAGAACCGCCAGGACACCGTCCGCGCGACGCTGGAGCAGGAAGAGGCGAGCTTTAACCAGACGCTGGATCGAGGATTGAAGCGACTGGCTGCCATGCTCGAGGAGCACAATGGCAATTGGCATGCAGCGCATTCGCTGGGACATGTTTTTGCATCGGACTTCAAAGCGAATGAACTGCCGGGCGAGTACGTTTTCGAACTGTATGATACCTACGGCTTCCCCAAAGATCTAACCGATCTGGTCCTTGCTGAGCGCGGATGGTTCTCCAAGCAAGAAGGGTTCGAGCGAGAAATGAAGCTCCAGCAAGAACGCGCGCGTTCCGCCCAGAAGAGCACTCTCGTCCGCGCGCTCGACATTTCCACCGACGTGGTGACCGAGTTCGTTGGCTTCGACAACGACTCCGTTGAAGCCACTGTTTTGGAAGTTCACGAACAGGAAGACGCATGGTTGGTCATCACGGACAGGACTCCTTTCTACGCCGAGATGGGCGGCCAAGTCGGAGATTCCGGCTCTATGGATTTCTACGGAGAGAGCCCATTCATCCAAGGAATCGTCAATATTGGCAAAGCACGTGGCTTCCTTCTTCAGAAAAGCACTTACACCTTCATGCAAGAGTGCGACGAGTTTCCCAAAGGCATGCACAGCCTTGTGGGACAAACCGTCGGCCTCAAGCTCGACACCACCCGCCGCCGGCCGATCGAGGCGCACCACACCGCGACGCACCTCCTTCACTGGGCGCTTCATGAGGTGGTCTCGAAGGACGCCGCCCAGCAGGGTTCGTCCGTGGATGAGAACCGCCTGCGCTTTGACTTCAACAGCGGTGCCGTCACGCCCGAGCAGATCGCGGAGATGGAGGAAAAGGTGAACGCCTGCATCATCGAGAACGACGCGGTTTCCTGGAAGGAAGTCGCGCACGCCTCGATCAAGGGCCGCCCGGACATCATGCAGTTCTTCGGCGACAAGTACGGCGAGTTCGTGCGCGTGGTGCAGATCGGCGGTGGCCGTGGGGACCTCACCGGCTACTCGATGGAACTCTGCGGCGGCACGCACGTCCGCAACACCGGCGAGATCGGCCTCTTCAAGATCAAGAGCGAGGGCGCGATTGCTTCCGGCGTCCGCCGTATCGAGGCCGTCTGCGGCGAGGCTGCTTGGGCCTACCTGAACGAAGCGGTCGAGAAGTGGGACGCCGATCTCAAGGCTGCCCGCGAGAAGCTCAAGGCCGCGAATGACAAACTCGCCACGCTCGGCGAGGCACCGGTGCCCGTGAATGATTTCCCGCACATCATGGGCGCGATGCTCGTCGAGCGTGCCGACATTTCGGAACTCAATGCGACCTTCGCTCACGGCCAGCGCACCCTGGAAGAAACCAAGGAGGCCGCGATCGAGGCCGAGAAGCGCTTCAAGAAGCTGCAAGCCGGTGCCGCTGCCAAGCAGGCCGATGCCGCGCTCGCGGAACTCATCGCCGCGGGGGGGCCCATTGTGGCCACCTTCGAGGCCGATGCGTCACTGCTGCAGGAGCTGCTCAATGGCATGAAGAAGCAGGGTTTCACCGGTGCGGGCTTCGTCATCGTGGATGACGGTGAGAAGCTTCACCTCGGTGCCTACTGTGGCGATGCGGCACAGGCGAGCGGCCTCAAGGCCGGTGACTTACTGCGCGATCTGGCTGCCATCGCCGGCGGCAAGGGCGGCGGCAAGCCCGACCAGGCCCGCGGTGCCGCTCCCGAACGCGAAAAGCTCGCCGAACTGGAAGCCGCAGCGAAGGCGACGCTGGCCTAA
- a CDS encoding DUF1287 domain-containing protein, translated as MLLIAGFAAWHFGKPLVPLLRAQQSVASLEAADILIGELAPSLEFGERLASAGLQRTKMPSAYDADYYAISYPGGDLPLTPEGKWRGKAEDLIIRSYRNLGIDLQELVHEDMAKNFSVYPQLWKRREPDRNIDHRMVQNLQRYFKHQGAELKVTRETGDYKPGDVVVWMLASGDLHCGLVVPGPGERRGEAWVVHDLGSGPKWENVLTDYQIYGHYRFTGAKHDAVESAEN; from the coding sequence GTGCTCCTGATTGCCGGCTTTGCCGCCTGGCACTTTGGCAAGCCCTTGGTTCCCCTGCTCCGCGCCCAGCAATCGGTCGCCTCGCTCGAGGCGGCGGATATTCTGATCGGCGAGCTGGCACCGTCTCTGGAGTTCGGCGAGCGCCTCGCCTCCGCGGGCCTCCAGCGGACGAAGATGCCGAGCGCCTACGACGCGGACTACTATGCGATTTCCTACCCCGGCGGCGACCTTCCCCTGACCCCGGAAGGCAAGTGGCGGGGCAAGGCGGAGGACCTGATCATCCGAAGCTACCGCAACCTCGGCATCGACCTGCAGGAGCTGGTCCACGAGGACATGGCCAAGAACTTCTCCGTCTATCCGCAACTCTGGAAGCGCCGCGAGCCCGATCGGAACATCGATCACCGGATGGTCCAGAACCTCCAGCGCTACTTCAAGCATCAGGGCGCGGAGCTGAAAGTCACCCGCGAAACCGGCGACTACAAGCCGGGCGACGTGGTGGTCTGGATGCTCGCCAGCGGCGATCTCCACTGCGGCCTCGTGGTCCCCGGCCCCGGCGAGCGCCGTGGCGAGGCATGGGTGGTGCATGATCTCGGCAGCGGCCCGAAATGGGAAAACGTGCTGACGGACTATCAGATCTACGGTCACTACCGCTTCACCGGTGCGAAGCACGACGCCGTCGAAAGCGCCGAGAACTGA
- a CDS encoding SDR family NAD(P)-dependent oxidoreductase codes for MMGSPPTLHGVGGLVVITGGEGGLGRTLHAAFEEAGHAVLAPGRRELDVTQPDAVRDFFRRHEPELLVCNAGITRDAPLARLEEAAWDEVLAVNLRGAAHCAAAASRSMLRARCGHIVFISSFSALHPPAGQAAYAAAKSGLLGLSKSLARELGPAGIRVNTILPGFLETPMTAGLSEVRREQVRRDHALGRFNTPDAVAMFLIHLHRHLPHTSGQTFQLDSRIG; via the coding sequence ATGATGGGAAGTCCGCCCACGCTGCACGGCGTGGGCGGACTTGTCGTGATCACTGGCGGTGAAGGCGGACTTGGCCGGACCCTGCACGCTGCCTTTGAGGAGGCGGGCCATGCCGTGCTGGCACCCGGGCGTCGCGAGCTCGACGTCACCCAGCCGGATGCGGTTCGCGATTTCTTCCGCCGCCATGAGCCGGAGCTGCTGGTCTGCAATGCCGGCATCACCCGCGATGCTCCCCTCGCCCGCCTCGAGGAGGCGGCATGGGACGAGGTCCTCGCCGTCAATCTCCGCGGTGCCGCCCACTGTGCCGCCGCCGCCTCTCGCTCGATGCTGCGCGCCCGCTGCGGGCACATCGTTTTCATCTCCAGTTTTTCCGCCCTCCACCCGCCTGCCGGGCAAGCTGCCTACGCTGCGGCTAAGTCCGGCCTCCTCGGTCTCTCGAAAAGCCTCGCCCGCGAACTCGGCCCGGCCGGCATTCGCGTGAATACCATCCTTCCCGGTTTCCTCGAGACTCCCATGACCGCGGGCCTTTCCGAGGTGCGCCGCGAGCAAGTCCGGCGCGATCACGCGCTGGGCCGGTTCAATACCCCGGACGCGGTCGCCATGTTCCTCATCCATCTCCACCGCCACCTGCCCCACACCTCCGGCCAGACTTTCCAGCTCGACAGCCGGATTGGTTAA
- the clpS gene encoding ATP-dependent Clp protease adapter ClpS, whose protein sequence is MSDTLTQLKEDVSLDVPWNVVVHDDPVNLMGYVTWVLMKIFGYPESRAAAMMLEVHKRGRSVVWSGEREKAEFYAQQLQAHQLKTSLEKAE, encoded by the coding sequence ATGTCCGACACGCTGACCCAGCTCAAGGAAGACGTATCCCTCGACGTGCCATGGAACGTGGTGGTCCACGACGATCCCGTGAACCTGATGGGCTACGTCACTTGGGTGCTGATGAAGATCTTCGGCTACCCCGAGAGCCGGGCCGCCGCGATGATGCTGGAAGTCCACAAGCGCGGCCGTTCGGTGGTGTGGAGCGGCGAGCGCGAAAAGGCGGAGTTTTACGCCCAGCAGTTGCAAGCGCACCAATTGAAGACATCCTTGGAAAAGGCGGAATGA
- the ispG gene encoding (E)-4-hydroxy-3-methylbut-2-enyl-diphosphate synthase gives MSDHALLRYCPDLLAYNRRKTREVLVGKVGIGGGNPIRVQSMITSDTRDTPACVAEVLQLAGAGCEIVRITAQTKIYAANLENIAREVRAAGCEVPLVADIHFKPDAALEAAKWVEKVRVNPGNYADKKKFEIREYSDEQYAEELERIREEFAPLVDLCKSLGRAMRIGTNHGSLSDRIMNRYGDSPLGMVESALEFARIAREMDYHNFVFSMKASNPKVMIEAYRLLVARLDQEGADWNYPIHLGVTEAGDGEDGRIKSAIGIGSLLADGIGDTIRVSLTEDAVFEVPVAKALAAPFQEMADQPPAPALVPSYDPFSYVRRKTDALEIMGHKLGGENTVRVFTSQEKWNAVAHKIAKMGDFKPEIILEKSDVVAIDPRDEKALAELSHSPTAKLVTVKDGLDLGIIPAFRMLAFRIDARHPILLKDTLTPATESGDFVETLLVAARRLGSLLCDGIGDAVIVQGEPSPGQSLRLSYNILQAAGTRIFKTDYVACPSCGRTLFNLQSTTQKIRASTGHLKGVRIAVMGCIVNGPGEMADADFGYVGGAPGKINLYVGKQPVKFNIPENEAVERLIDLIREHGKWIDAPTGEPVEV, from the coding sequence ATGAGCGACCACGCGCTGCTGCGATACTGCCCCGACCTGCTGGCCTACAACCGGCGGAAGACCCGAGAAGTCCTGGTCGGCAAGGTCGGCATCGGCGGAGGCAACCCGATCCGCGTGCAGTCGATGATCACCTCCGACACCCGCGATACCCCCGCCTGCGTGGCCGAGGTGCTCCAACTCGCCGGGGCCGGTTGCGAGATCGTCCGCATCACCGCCCAGACGAAGATCTACGCCGCGAACCTGGAAAACATCGCCCGCGAGGTCCGCGCCGCCGGCTGCGAGGTCCCGCTGGTGGCGGACATCCATTTCAAGCCCGACGCCGCACTCGAAGCCGCCAAGTGGGTCGAGAAGGTCCGCGTGAATCCCGGCAACTACGCCGACAAGAAGAAGTTCGAAATCCGCGAGTACAGCGACGAGCAGTATGCCGAGGAGCTGGAGCGAATCCGCGAGGAATTCGCGCCGCTGGTGGACCTCTGCAAGTCGCTCGGCCGCGCCATGCGGATCGGCACCAACCACGGCTCGCTCTCCGACCGCATCATGAACCGCTACGGCGACTCGCCGCTCGGCATGGTGGAAAGCGCGCTGGAATTCGCCCGCATCGCGCGGGAAATGGACTACCACAACTTCGTCTTCTCGATGAAGGCGTCGAACCCGAAGGTGATGATCGAGGCCTACCGCCTGCTCGTCGCCCGTCTCGATCAGGAAGGGGCGGATTGGAACTACCCGATTCACCTCGGCGTGACCGAGGCCGGCGATGGCGAGGACGGCCGCATCAAGAGCGCCATCGGCATCGGCTCGCTGCTCGCCGATGGCATCGGTGATACGATTCGCGTGTCGCTTACGGAAGATGCCGTGTTTGAGGTGCCCGTCGCGAAGGCTTTGGCAGCGCCGTTCCAGGAAATGGCGGACCAGCCCCCTGCCCCGGCGCTCGTTCCTTCCTACGATCCCTTCTCCTATGTGCGTCGTAAGACCGACGCGCTGGAAATCATGGGCCACAAGCTCGGGGGCGAGAACACCGTGCGCGTTTTCACGTCACAGGAAAAGTGGAACGCGGTGGCTCACAAGATCGCCAAGATGGGCGACTTCAAGCCGGAGATCATTCTCGAGAAGAGCGATGTCGTTGCGATCGACCCGCGCGATGAAAAGGCCCTCGCGGAGCTCAGTCATTCGCCCACCGCTAAGCTTGTGACCGTGAAGGACGGTCTCGACCTCGGCATCATCCCGGCCTTCCGCATGCTCGCCTTCCGCATCGATGCTCGCCACCCGATCCTTCTCAAGGACACGCTGACTCCTGCAACGGAAAGCGGTGACTTTGTCGAAACCCTGCTCGTCGCCGCGCGCCGTCTCGGCTCGTTGCTCTGCGACGGCATCGGTGACGCGGTCATCGTCCAAGGTGAACCCTCACCCGGCCAATCACTACGACTCTCGTACAATATCCTGCAGGCCGCCGGCACCCGCATCTTCAAGACCGACTATGTCGCCTGCCCGAGCTGCGGACGGACGCTCTTCAACCTGCAAAGCACCACCCAGAAGATCCGCGCCTCCACCGGTCACCTCAAGGGCGTGCGCATCGCGGTGATGGGCTGCATCGTCAATGGCCCGGGCGAGATGGCCGATGCCGACTTCGGCTACGTCGGCGGCGCGCCGGGCAAGATCAACCTCTACGTGGGCAAGCAGCCGGTGAAGTTCAACATCCCCGAGAACGAAGCCGTCGAGCGCCTGATCGACCTGATCCGCGAGCACGGGAAATGGATCGACGCGCCAACCGGCGAACCCGTCGAGGTCTGA
- the pyrE gene encoding orotate phosphoribosyltransferase, whose translation MSDPAADLKALLLKKSVRTGTFTLASGKQSDLYIDCRVTALDPFGANLIGKLGWAAVRKKISEENLKIDSIGGMTLGADPISLSVGMASAIEHPQEALQVFTVRKEPKGHGRGKQIEGNFADGQTVIVVDDVITTGGSTIKAIDVIEREGGKVAFALVLVDREEGGRQAIEERGVPVISLYSRSTLLG comes from the coding sequence ATGTCCGACCCCGCCGCCGACCTCAAAGCCCTGCTCCTGAAAAAGTCCGTCCGCACCGGCACCTTCACCCTCGCGTCCGGCAAGCAGAGCGACCTCTACATCGATTGCCGCGTCACCGCGCTCGATCCCTTCGGCGCGAATCTCATCGGCAAGCTCGGCTGGGCGGCAGTTCGCAAAAAGATTAGTGAAGAAAACCTGAAGATCGACTCCATCGGAGGGATGACCCTCGGTGCCGATCCGATTTCCCTCTCCGTCGGCATGGCCAGCGCGATCGAACATCCGCAGGAGGCCTTGCAGGTCTTCACCGTCCGCAAGGAGCCGAAGGGCCATGGCCGCGGCAAGCAGATCGAGGGCAATTTCGCCGATGGCCAGACCGTGATCGTGGTCGACGATGTGATCACCACCGGCGGCTCCACCATCAAGGCAATCGACGTGATCGAACGCGAAGGTGGCAAGGTCGCCTTCGCCCTCGTGCTGGTGGACCGCGAGGAAGGCGGCCGCCAGGCGATCGAGGAGCGCGGCGTGCCGGTCATCTCGCTCTATTCTCGCAGCACGCTGCTGGGTTGA
- the rplU gene encoding 50S ribosomal protein L21, whose product MAYAVIKTGGKQYRVQQGDKIDVEKLDAEVDATLTFDVLMVGEGGSIKLGAPLVDGASVTAKVVQQHRGPKGVAFKFKRRKGFHKTKGFRRHLTQLEIVSIAG is encoded by the coding sequence ATGGCCTACGCAGTCATCAAAACCGGCGGTAAACAATACCGCGTCCAACAGGGCGACAAAATCGACGTCGAGAAGCTCGACGCCGAAGTCGATGCGACCCTGACCTTCGACGTCCTCATGGTCGGCGAAGGCGGCAGCATCAAGTTGGGTGCTCCTCTCGTCGATGGCGCTAGCGTCACCGCCAAGGTGGTCCAGCAACATCGCGGACCAAAGGGCGTTGCCTTCAAGTTCAAGCGCCGCAAGGGCTTCCACAAGACCAAGGGCTTCCGCCGCCACCTCACCCAGCTGGAGATCGTCTCCATCGCGGGCTAA
- a CDS encoding glycosyltransferase family 9 protein encodes MLVAAPVEWREACLSVPALRSIRRMGVAVEVLCPERQSGFWKATGFDAVTAYGDRASAREIAGRLKDRKTALLWEAGVAADACAKAGIPRRIGPQAKDLAKRLSEPVSLVEAPGPVQHRVRFYLDLAAKLGAEPMVAENFAPLPVDVPRAVERVLLVPDSDFGAHFEWPLDRWEAVAKVLLEKGRQLRIAGGTKGSVLAKAFPEAEVVTLAWPALEDLASCSLCVAADGSLPHLAAHVGTTCIVLFGPGEPEWMRPLGKQHVIVRRKVECSPCHAPKCRMDLRCQTELEVEEVLRALP; translated from the coding sequence GTGCTTGTCGCGGCGCCGGTGGAGTGGCGTGAGGCCTGTCTGTCGGTACCTGCGTTGCGGTCGATCCGGCGAATGGGCGTGGCGGTTGAGGTGCTGTGTCCGGAGCGACAGAGCGGCTTCTGGAAGGCGACCGGTTTCGACGCCGTGACGGCCTATGGCGACAGGGCCTCGGCGCGCGAAATTGCGGGTCGCCTGAAGGATCGCAAGACCGCCTTGTTGTGGGAAGCCGGTGTGGCTGCGGATGCCTGTGCGAAGGCTGGCATCCCGCGGCGGATCGGTCCGCAGGCGAAGGATCTCGCCAAGCGGCTTAGCGAGCCGGTCTCGCTCGTGGAGGCTCCGGGACCAGTTCAGCATCGCGTGCGCTTCTATCTCGACCTCGCTGCCAAGCTCGGCGCGGAGCCGATGGTCGCGGAGAATTTTGCCCCACTGCCGGTCGATGTTCCGCGCGCGGTCGAGCGCGTGCTGCTGGTGCCGGACTCGGATTTCGGAGCGCATTTCGAATGGCCGCTGGATCGGTGGGAGGCGGTGGCGAAGGTGCTGTTAGAGAAAGGGCGGCAGCTCCGGATCGCCGGCGGGACGAAAGGTTCTGTCCTTGCGAAGGCGTTCCCTGAGGCCGAGGTGGTAACGCTTGCGTGGCCGGCGCTGGAGGATCTCGCATCCTGTTCGCTTTGCGTGGCGGCCGATGGCAGCCTGCCTCATCTGGCGGCGCATGTTGGTACGACGTGTATCGTACTTTTCGGACCGGGCGAGCCGGAGTGGATGCGGCCGCTTGGCAAGCAGCACGTCATCGTGAGGCGCAAGGTCGAGTGCTCGCCCTGCCACGCACCGAAGTGCCGGATGGACTTGCGCTGCCAGACCGAGCTGGAGGTGGAGGAGGTGTTGCGAGCGCTGCCATAA
- a CDS encoding DUF2017 family protein: protein MKVGPTLQGGLRIDVENPLDWMVLRCIPYDARGGGIDLADRVSAPMAKDVGIDDWREFVVPDLQDSFNSQLEIIEKTLAGSGDDDEPGQVFIQKEEAELWYGGLNQARLALEERYGFSEEDPATMTPGKRSAWFRSQFYLHVQSVLLDHVMR from the coding sequence ATGAAAGTCGGACCCACGCTCCAAGGCGGCCTGCGCATCGATGTCGAGAACCCGCTCGACTGGATGGTGCTGCGCTGCATTCCCTACGACGCCCGCGGCGGCGGCATCGACCTCGCCGACCGGGTGTCCGCGCCGATGGCGAAGGATGTGGGCATCGATGACTGGCGCGAGTTCGTGGTGCCGGATCTTCAGGACAGCTTCAACTCGCAGCTCGAGATCATCGAGAAGACACTGGCCGGCAGCGGTGATGATGACGAACCCGGCCAAGTCTTCATCCAGAAGGAAGAGGCCGAGCTGTGGTATGGCGGGCTGAACCAGGCACGCCTCGCCTTGGAAGAACGCTACGGCTTCTCGGAAGAGGATCCCGCCACCATGACCCCCGGCAAGCGCTCCGCGTGGTTCCGATCGCAGTTTTACCTGCACGTCCAGAGCGTTCTGTTAGATCACGTGATGCGATAG